The Calliopsis andreniformis isolate RMS-2024a chromosome 5, iyCalAndr_principal, whole genome shotgun sequence nucleotide sequence ATCCGAGGACGGTTTCGCGCTTAGGTGCGCTGAACTGTCTGTAATCGCTTTACGATCATAATTCACTTACATCGGTGATTCGGTGACGCTGCtggacgaaaaaaaaaaaatatatacatatagacgGGAAAAGTAATTACGCTCAGATAACCTTGCAAAACATGATAGCGTGAATTGCTGAGAAATACGATTCGAGGAAATAGGGAGAACAAGGTGAGAGTTATATAATAGAGGGTGTAAATTGCAATTACAAAGCAGCAAACGTTTCTGTTCTTTTATAAAAGGGGAGTGGTAATTGGAAACGAGATGTTAACTAGGGTGTGAAATTGAGGAGGATGTTTCTAAATATAGTGTGtgaaaaatatgatatattgcagagatttttaatttgtatttagtGATTTATGGAGATGCATTTTAATCCCTGTATAATATAGCTGTCTTATACGTCAGATTTTAAATATAGATATCATTACTGAAATTGTTAGTTTTCTTATTAATGTTTGACTGAGGAATAAAAATGTATCATTTACGCTAGGATTTCAATCCCCACAATTTGAGATGAATGAAAGTGAAATATCTATAGGGAGAGCTGTAGCTATCAATTCTATAGAGAAAACAAATATAAATTACCTTATGTATcatctcaatttcaattctctcttgaaagaattaaaaaaaaattcttgaaaaataaCTTAACGACTCTAATTAGGACAGCAAGTACCCCAAAAGTCTGTAACACGATACTCCTAGCTTTAATAAAGGAAAAATGTTGAAAAGCTGTTTAGACAATGGAGGCACGTCACTCCCTATCTTTCTGCCGCTGCGGGTGCAACGCATCGTCGTCGTCTCGCGAATCGATGAATCCGCCGAACGAGCCGTGTTGTTGCTGCAGCTACAATCCCTTCAGCGACACTTCCAAAGAGTCGGAGATCCACGACCTCTCGTTTGCCCTGAGGAAGCTCAGCGTAATGAAGTGTCAGATGAAGAAGTGGCGAATGGAAAGGCTTCAGCTCGAGAGCGAAAATAGGTCTCTGAAACAAGCCCTCCAGTCATTCGGTATCGATGTATGATATTTCGTACCCTCTCTCCGCCTGACTGCCAGTTGGCTCGCGCCAAATTGATTAATTGGAATTCAGAGCAGATACTTTCTCGCCCGTGTTTCACTCGTTTCCGTACAAACGAGATCGTTTCGAAGGAACCGAGTGGTAGTCCGTACGACTAATGCTACGAAAGGGACGCGATACGAAACTTGCATATACAGTACCTCTGATAAGTACTCGAATGGTGTCACATGTTGAGAAATATACAGGTTTCCTTGTAGTAACTGATGTATATACTTTACATTTAATTAAACATTCTTCACATAAAAGTAAATATATAgtaattacagtaattgtatttttagtTGTAATTAATGGTCAGTCTAAGTACTAAATATCGGTTGCtaccaataaatatataattttccaAGCTTGTGAAATCGTTCCAAAACTTAT carries:
- the LOC143179650 gene encoding uncharacterized protein LOC143179650, with the translated sequence MEARHSLSFCRCGCNASSSSRESMNPPNEPCCCCSYNPFSDTSKESEIHDLSFALRKLSVMKCQMKKWRMERLQLESENRSLKQALQSFGIDV